The DNA region AACGGTTAGTATCGCTTTCTGGAGAACCGCTTCGAACACAAAAAGAGAATCCAAATCTGGTAGCTAATCGTCTCTCTGACTCGCCGGCCGCCGAAACAGTATTTGGCTTTTCTCTCTACCGGTCCGGTGAATCAAACTTCCGAAAATATCTGGAACATCTCAATCAGACAGTCCAGTGTATAAATGTTAACCACCAAACATTTCTTTTCAGAGTTATTTCATAACCAAACCGAACCTACGAAGAGTTCAAATTACTGTCGAGGTAGGGATTGTTAGGGGCTACGGACTCGAGTGGACATATCTGGATCATTATCCTCTAGGTCCGAACGGGCGATCTTTCCACTAGTGGATCGAGGAAGGCTGCCTGGGTCGCAGAACTCGATGTAATGGGGGAGTTTGTACCGAGCGACCTGACCCTCGAGCCGAGAAAGGATCTCACTCCGCATTTCGTCCAGATCCGCAATATCTGCTATCTCAACAAACATTCGGGGTACTTCACCCCATTTCTCATCAGGCGCTTTGACGACGACGACTTCATTAACGGCATCCAGTTTGGTAATGGGTGTTTCGAGCTCCGTTGGGTAGATGTTCTCGCCGCCGGATTTGATAAGGTACTTCCGCCGGCTGACAAAATTGTAGGTCCCATCCTGCTGACGAGTGAAGATATCCCCCGTTCTGAACCAACCGTCTTGAAAGTCTTCTTCGTTAACCAAAGGGGCGTCAACGTACCCACTACATAGTGCAGGACCCCGGACGGCTAGCTCTCCTCTATTTTCGACCTCAGTCCAGTCTTCATCGATAAGCTTTATTTCCACAAGCGGGCTCTCCGTTTTTGAGAACTCAACATCTGATGGAGGGGTACCAACCGGAAGCTTGCTCCCCGACATGACATGTCCAGTCTCACTTGCACCGTACGTATTCTGGAATGGCGCGTCGAATAGCTCCATTGTCTCACTAATAAGGCTCGGGTCAATTAGATCCGGGAGGGCAGCCATCGCTCGTATCGTTGGGAGGTGCTCTTGATCGAGATTTCGCCGTTTGAAAAGTTCGACGAAAGGTTCGATCGTACCAGGGACGAGGTAGAGCCAGCTAATCGGGTCGGACGATTCGAGAACGACATCAAGTATCTGTTCCGGATCAAAACCGTCAATCGGATAGAAAGTACCTCCGAGATAGGTAGTGACGACGACCCATTCAATGCCGCCCATGTGGAACATCGGTGGCCAGCCGGGATAGCTATCTCCCCGGTTAAGACCATAGTCGATCGTGACTTGGACCGCGCGGGCGATCTCTGCACGGTGACTAATGACGACGCCTTTCGGCAACCCGGTCGTCCCCGAGGTGTTTAGCACGACGAATCCCTGTTCTGGGTTGACAGAGACATCCGGCGC from Halococcus sediminicola includes:
- a CDS encoding class I adenylate-forming enzyme family protein, which codes for MDYNFDLGVEDTKRFVRETRTFTVGDQLRKSARMWPDQVAISEPGRELTFAELDDRTDRLAVGILSAGYEPNKSTIAVLAENRRETVELLLACAKIGILVAPLNWRLNRDELVHCVDLVEPRGLVVSDRFVDRLSWIESDCDTTPKVIKYDSQIKGSFSELLSAGKSSESAPDVSVNPEQGFVVLNTSGTTGLPKGVVISHRAEIARAVQVTIDYGLNRGDSYPGWPPMFHMGGIEWVVVTTYLGGTFYPIDGFDPEQILDVVLESSDPISWLYLVPGTIEPFVELFKRRNLDQEHLPTIRAMAALPDLIDPSLISETMELFDAPFQNTYGASETGHVMSGSKLPVGTPPSDVEFSKTESPLVEIKLIDEDWTEVENRGELAVRGPALCSGYVDAPLVNEEDFQDGWFRTGDIFTRQQDGTYNFVSRRKYLIKSGGENIYPTELETPITKLDAVNEVVVVKAPDEKWGEVPRMFVEIADIADLDEMRSEILSRLEGQVARYKLPHYIEFCDPGSLPRSTSGKIARSDLEDNDPDMSTRVRSP